The genomic segment TTCAATTAACAAAAAGTGAGTATTTTAAACATGAATTCCTAAAGTGCCTCAGTACAAAATCAATATTCAATAAACAACTAGCTATCTTACCTCCAGGAAAAGACTTGATAGTCCAAGTAATTGCGTTCTGTTCGGGTGCATACTTTACACTCCCAATGGTAGTCTTAAACTTGGGTGAATCCGCGTCATGCGGTACCGGAATCACGATTTCCACGTTGTTAGCGGTAGATCTTCTTTTAAATTGAGATTTGGCCTTAATCATATACTCGACCCTGCTGTGGGCGTGTCTCTCGATCACCGATTCGATCCAGATTAATGGTTTTACATGGGTGTTAAGTCTGTAGGACATGAGTTCAAACTCACCGTCCGGAGGGATAAAAGAGATCGTTCTGTCAATTTCAAATCTCGACAGTCTTACACACTGATGGAATTTTACATCTTCTAATTCTACAGATTTGGATTTGCCTCTGCCGGTGCTTTCAAATAGTACTTTATCATTTAGTCCTAGTCTAGAAGTAAAAGAAACAAGGTTTCAGtataatgaattttaattaacaggtaatttaaataatagagcTTATTGAAATTAAACTCTCTTTTCATGAAAGTGAGACTTAGCTTGAACAGTATCGTAAGCTTAGAAATATGACTGttccctttattttttattaaatcaaaaaaatctttaatattcaGTAAGCAAGTATATAATGGCtctcaaatatatttttgatccaatgtttattatttaacacctttttcttaaattttctagTCTTGGAGGTTGAACCTACTGACAATACTAATACCACCTTATAAAAATCAACTTCTTACCTTAACTCAGGCATTCCAGACAAATACACCCTCATTTTAATAGCTCCAACAATCTCACTTCTCAATACATTCCCATTAGCGTTAGCTAACAAGTTAACCGACTCTATAACATctaagaaaacttcatttttacgATATTTAATGCCTTCAGACCTCCAAGAAACGGCATTGGTTACAGCTACTGGGATCCTAACTTGAATTTCCAGTTTATGACCTTCTTGCGTAATGTATTCTTGTAATATTTTGCTATCGGTAGTTTGAGGATAGCCAAAATCAATTAGTTCATCTAATAGCTCGTAAATCACCACGAAATTGTCCCTGATACTTTCCTCTTCCAATTCTTTAAAGTACTCAGTCATTACAGTAACGATTTTGTGCAGAAAAACAAACACCAGGGCTATATTCGCATTCTTTTTGGTGGTACTCACTATGTATAAGTTATTGGTTTTTATATAAGCGAAAGTGCAGTCGTTAGTCTGGAGAATCGGAGTTAACATGCCCTCCTCCTCTTTCTCCATTAGGAGGGGCATGAATTTCTCTATAACGCTCAGGTCTATGTCGCCCCGATAGTTTCGGGAGATCAGGACTTTGCCCTTAATGTCCAGGATGTAAATGGCGGACGACGACATGGCTCGGAGGTTTTTACGGAGCcaggaaatattaaaagtgaaattttagttaaaaattatattattcatcttatttgggttttttgaaagaaaaacacGTCGACGAGCACCTGTCATTATCAGCTGTCACTGTCAGATGTTATTAGTGTCAAATGTGACAGCTGACAGCAGTCGTGCAAGTTTCGAGTAGAAATTGGAACCGAATTTAATCCAGGTTTTTTCATTCAAGGACCAGTTATCTATTAGTTCgttaatttttgcttttcatAATGAACCTTTTATATTACTTACAACTCTacttttgacagttttgacCAAAATCAAAATGGCCGCCAAAATCAACTGTCACTGTCGGGTCTTATTACTGTCAAATGTGACAAATGACATCAGTCATGCAAGTTTCGAGTAGAAATTGGAACCGAATTTAATCCAGGTTTTTTAATCCTCGGACCAGTTATCTATTAGTTCCTTAATTCTGGCTTGGCATGATGAATTTTCTAGATTACTTAGACCTCTTTCTTAGGATCATTTAGGGGTCTATCCCTGTCCCTCTTTTTCGAACGAGGGacaatattttgacagtttcGTCATTTGAAAATGGCCGCCAAAAGGCGCCATTTTTAAACATAGGATTCGACCAGAAAaacaattgtaaaatatatatatagatttatTTCACTTAACTCGGCAAAATGCTTTACATATTTGTGCATTATTGGTGCATGCAACCGTAATAAGAACAactataataagtaaaatatacaaaaaaaaaagaaaaattcaaaaaaacgtgttttttccatttaatttatttacaagaatgtttaatttttcgacaaaaattaataagggAAACACATAACGGTGGCGATAACATATGGTCAAACATATACAAGAGAGTAAATgcaaacaaatacaaattaaaaataaaaactaaactataCAATGAGGTAgataagagaaaataaaaaattcataattacattattataatCCTAGCTGATTTCCAAAGAGATCTATATCATATATCATAAATTATAACaacaatataacaaaataataatcagTCTTAACTAAAATggcataatataatatttatataaaaaattcacaTCATTTTGGGCGAGTGCCTGGgtcttaatttttatgtaaGAAACATTAACTGTTGCAATCAAATCGCTATTTATGTGAACAACTGGAATGTTAACACTTTAATATAGActttaaaacacttaaaagTAGTTATAAAAGGCACGACAAACATTTAATTGGTCCACTATACCGCTGCATAtaagaaaacaaacaaaaaagagtCAGTCTTaacaaaatcaacaaaaaaaaaactattattggTAACAATCTGTATATATAGAACTCCACTATTGAGCTTTCCTGGGTTTATCATATATGTAAGACAAAACTAGTGTGTAATTACTTTGAACCCTGCACcattaaaacaaaatggccgaCGGCCGCCATTTTGTCATGGACTCGCAATATATAAACGTAAAACATTTCTTCCTGAAAACTCTGGTAACAATCAGTTATGGCAAAAGCTATATATAGTGTATTCATCTctattatatacttatatatatacAATAGGCACTTGCGTATTACATATGCGTGTAAGTATATAAATTTTGAGCCCCTCGCCGAAACTTGAAAAGTGCTTTATCTACTTAAAGATTGCCACgcaacttattttttatttacttatttattttatgcctGAACTCAACTTTCGTTTTAATTAGGACAGTATAT from the Anthonomus grandis grandis chromosome 10, icAntGran1.3, whole genome shotgun sequence genome contains:
- the LOC126741254 gene encoding AP-1 complex subunit mu-1, which codes for MSSSAIYILDIKGKVLISRNYRGDIDLSVIEKFMPLLMEKEEEGMLTPILQTNDCTFAYIKTNNLYIVSTTKKNANIALVFVFLHKIVTVMTEYFKELEEESIRDNFVVIYELLDELIDFGYPQTTDSKILQEYITQEGHKLEIQVRIPVAVTNAVSWRSEGIKYRKNEVFLDVIESVNLLANANGNVLRSEIVGAIKMRVYLSGMPELRLGLNDKVLFESTGRGKSKSVELEDVKFHQCVRLSRFEIDRTISFIPPDGEFELMSYRLNTHVKPLIWIESVIERHAHSRVEYMIKAKSQFKRRSTANNVEIVIPVPHDADSPKFKTTIGSVKYAPEQNAITWTIKSFPGGKEYLMRAHFGLPSVECEDSEGKPPIQVKFEIPYFTTSGIQVRYLKIIEKSGYQALPWVRYITQNGDYQLRTN